A genomic window from Chlorobium phaeobacteroides DSM 266 includes:
- a CDS encoding murein L,D-transpeptidase catalytic domain family protein, whose translation MSASIVTLLVLAGSAVAMLWLPEKISVDAYKSAFVALDAYRTTHPEENPRYLAVVDFTKPSFIKRLALIDLKTGEEFFYRVAHGKNSGELFASWFSDTSESNMSSLGLYKVLETYSGDHGKAMRLEGLEPSVNSNAFSRDIVLHSAEYVSLRYIFINLLTLNGPRIGRSNGCFVVSPHAIDEVVQKLNHGAFLYAWADSK comes from the coding sequence TTGTCCGCAAGCATCGTTACCCTGCTTGTTCTTGCCGGTTCGGCTGTTGCGATGTTATGGTTACCCGAAAAGATCTCTGTTGATGCCTATAAGAGCGCATTTGTTGCTCTTGATGCGTACCGAACCACCCATCCTGAAGAGAATCCCCGCTACCTTGCCGTCGTGGATTTCACAAAACCCTCTTTCATTAAACGATTGGCTCTGATTGATCTGAAAACCGGAGAAGAATTTTTCTATCGGGTGGCTCACGGAAAAAATTCAGGCGAACTTTTTGCATCATGGTTTTCTGATACTTCGGAATCAAATATGAGCAGTCTGGGACTTTATAAAGTTCTTGAAACGTACAGCGGCGATCACGGAAAAGCAATGCGCCTTGAAGGCCTTGAACCATCGGTGAACAGCAATGCATTCAGTCGCGATATTGTGCTGCATTCGGCAGAATACGTCTCATTGCGATATATCTTCATAAACCTCCTGACATTGAACGGACCGAGAATCGGAAGAAGCAACGGCTGCTTTGTCGTTTCACCCCATGCTATCGACGAGGTAGTGCAAAAACTCAACCACGGGGCTTTTCTTTATGCCTGGGCTGATTCGAAATAA
- a CDS encoding DUF1566 domain-containing protein, giving the protein MKIKSLWKGMTITGIMMMTCFSFLASANEQTVGIGERFGGGIVFYIFQPGEQGYVEGEQHGLIVALEDQGRGVEWSNVTTASVSGTTTGLGAGRDNTTLIISQDGHQNSAAKLCEDYVFEGYSDWYLPSSEELDKLYSNKGLVYGFSDGHWSSSESGPGDVWANLDCGVSRYHMKMIGIHVRAIRSF; this is encoded by the coding sequence ATGAAAATAAAAAGCTTATGGAAAGGAATGACGATCACAGGCATAATGATGATGACTTGTTTTTCCTTTCTGGCTTCAGCGAATGAACAAACTGTCGGTATTGGCGAAAGATTCGGAGGCGGCATCGTTTTTTATATTTTCCAACCCGGCGAACAAGGTTATGTCGAAGGCGAACAGCACGGTCTGATTGTCGCTCTGGAGGATCAGGGGCGTGGTGTTGAGTGGAGCAACGTCACAACGGCTTCCGTTAGTGGAACAACGACGGGATTAGGTGCCGGACGTGACAATACAACACTTATTATTTCTCAGGATGGCCATCAGAATAGCGCAGCAAAACTCTGTGAAGATTATGTTTTTGAGGGATATAGCGACTGGTATTTGCCAAGCAGTGAAGAACTGGATAAATTATATTCAAACAAAGGTTTGGTCTATGGTTTTTCCGACGGGCACTGGAGTTCGTCAGAAAGCGGCCCTGGAGATGTCTGGGCTAATCTCGACTGCGGTGTATCCCGCTACCACATGAAAATGATTGGTATTCATGTTCGGGCAATTCGTTCTTTTTAG
- a CDS encoding DsrE family protein, with protein sequence MTFFRKTIAVLALVMATMTPIHTMAAEPVVASAPSAMVADNTKGLYVVLTDADPMTQMMALILSTQTLDQGKSVQILLCGPAASLAVKNSKQIMFKPLNKSPQMMLSALIAKGVQVEVCAVFLPNSNKTEADLIAGVGVAKPPVAARNMRADGIKLFTF encoded by the coding sequence ATGACTTTTTTCAGAAAAACAATTGCCGTGCTTGCCCTGGTGATGGCGACAATGACGCCGATTCATACTATGGCAGCAGAACCCGTCGTAGCTTCAGCACCTTCTGCGATGGTCGCGGACAACACAAAAGGGCTCTATGTCGTTCTTACCGATGCGGATCCGATGACCCAGATGATGGCACTCATTCTTTCAACACAAACGCTTGATCAGGGTAAATCGGTACAAATTCTGCTGTGTGGCCCAGCCGCTTCGCTTGCCGTGAAAAACAGCAAACAGATCATGTTTAAACCCCTCAATAAATCACCGCAGATGATGCTTTCCGCTTTGATTGCAAAAGGTGTTCAGGTTGAAGTATGCGCAGTTTTCCTGCCGAACAGCAACAAGACGGAAGCTGATTTGATCGCAGGCGTCGGTGTAGCCAAACCACCGGTTGCTGCTCGCAATATGCGTGCCGACGGCATCAAACTCTTTACTTTCTGA